One part of the Mycobacterium marinum genome encodes these proteins:
- a CDS encoding glutathione S-transferase family protein: protein MGSYVAGAGEFSRDTNYITTRITADGRDGYAVQPGRYRLIVARACPWANRAIIVRRLLGLEPVLSIGFCGPTHDARSWTFDLDPEGLDPVLQIPRLQDAYFKRFPEYPKGITVPAIVDVPTGAVVTNDFAQMTLDLSTQWAAYHRDGAPQLYPSRLRLEIDEVSQRIYTEVNNGVYRCGFAGSQQAYEAAFDRLFGALDWLSDRLASRRYLVGDTITEADVRLFTTLARFDAVYHGHFKCNWYKLSEMPALWAYARDLFQTPGFGDTVDFVQIKQHYYIVHADINPTGIVPKGPDLAGWLAPHGREALGGRPFGDGTPPGPPVAGERVPAGHGA from the coding sequence ATGGGCTCATATGTTGCCGGCGCCGGTGAATTCAGCCGCGACACCAACTACATCACCACCCGCATCACCGCCGACGGGCGCGACGGTTATGCGGTGCAGCCCGGTCGCTATCGCCTCATCGTTGCCCGGGCTTGTCCGTGGGCCAACCGCGCCATCATCGTGCGCCGTCTGCTGGGTTTGGAACCCGTTCTTTCCATAGGCTTTTGCGGACCCACCCATGACGCGCGCAGCTGGACCTTCGACCTTGATCCCGAAGGTCTGGACCCGGTGTTGCAGATCCCGCGACTACAGGACGCCTACTTCAAGCGCTTCCCGGAGTACCCCAAGGGCATCACCGTTCCGGCGATCGTCGATGTACCGACCGGCGCGGTGGTCACCAACGACTTCGCGCAGATGACCTTGGACTTGTCCACGCAGTGGGCCGCCTACCATCGCGACGGCGCCCCGCAGCTGTACCCGTCACGGTTGCGACTCGAGATCGACGAGGTGAGTCAGCGGATCTACACCGAAGTGAACAACGGCGTGTACCGCTGTGGCTTTGCCGGCTCACAGCAGGCGTACGAGGCCGCTTTCGATCGGCTGTTCGGCGCATTGGACTGGTTGAGCGATCGTCTGGCGAGTCGACGCTATCTGGTGGGGGACACCATCACCGAGGCCGACGTGCGGCTGTTCACCACGCTGGCCCGTTTCGATGCGGTGTACCACGGTCATTTCAAGTGCAATTGGTACAAGCTCAGCGAGATGCCCGCGTTGTGGGCGTACGCTCGTGATCTGTTCCAGACCCCGGGATTCGGCGATACCGTGGACTTTGTCCAAATCAAGCAGCACTACTACATCGTGCACGCCGACATCAACCCCACCGGGATTGTTCCCAAAGGCCCCGATCTGGCTGGCTGGCTGGCGCCGCACGGACGGGAAGCTCTGGGCGGCAGGCCCTTCGGTGATGGCACGCCGCCCGGGCCGCCGGTCGCAGGGGAGCGGGTCCCGGCCGGTCACGGAGCCTAG
- a CDS encoding MFS transporter, protein MAASPGRRTRNGSVSEHPGMANYPTDGPGNRRTRRPPPMPSANRYLPPLDREPESEDDAEGNEAPPPPPRGLSSGERITVTRAAAMRSREMGSRMYWMVQRAATADGADKSGLTALTWPTMANFAVDSSMAVALANTLFFAAASGESKSKVALYLLITIAPFAVVAPLIGPALDKLQHGRRVALALSFGLRTVLALVLIMNYDGASGSFPSWVLYPCALAMMVLSKSFSVLRSAMTPRVMPPSIDLVRVNSRLTVFGLLGGTMVGGAVAAGVEFACTRLFELPGALFVVVAVTVAGALLSMRIPRWVEVTAGEVPATLSYHRDRGRQRRSWPEEVKNLSGALRQPLGRNIITSLWGNCTIKVMVGFLFLYPAFVAKAHDANGWVQLGMLGLIGAAAAIGNFAGNFASARLQLGRPAVLVVRCTVVVTAFALAAAVAGNLVTAAIATLVTSGSSAIAKASLDASLQHDLPEESRASGFGRSESTLQLAWVLGGAVGVLIYTDLWIGFTTVSALLILGLAQTIVSFRGDSLIPGLGGNRPVMAEQETTRRGTATAGVGPQ, encoded by the coding sequence ATGGCCGCGTCCCCGGGCCGCCGGACCCGAAACGGATCGGTCAGTGAGCACCCGGGGATGGCGAACTACCCCACCGACGGCCCCGGCAACCGTCGCACGCGCCGTCCACCGCCCATGCCAAGCGCCAACCGCTACCTCCCGCCGCTGGACCGGGAGCCGGAATCCGAAGACGACGCGGAGGGGAACGAGGCGCCCCCACCACCCCCGCGCGGTCTCAGCAGCGGTGAACGGATCACCGTCACCCGCGCCGCGGCAATGCGCAGCCGGGAGATGGGTTCGCGGATGTACTGGATGGTCCAGCGCGCCGCGACCGCCGACGGCGCCGACAAGTCGGGGTTGACCGCGCTGACGTGGCCGACGATGGCTAACTTCGCGGTCGACTCCTCGATGGCTGTGGCACTGGCCAACACCTTGTTCTTCGCGGCGGCCAGCGGCGAGAGCAAATCCAAGGTGGCCCTCTACCTGCTGATCACGATTGCTCCGTTCGCCGTGGTCGCCCCGTTGATCGGTCCCGCGCTGGACAAACTGCAGCACGGCCGGCGCGTCGCGTTGGCGCTCTCGTTCGGACTTCGCACGGTGTTGGCCTTGGTGCTGATCATGAACTACGACGGGGCCAGCGGAAGCTTCCCGTCCTGGGTGCTCTATCCCTGCGCACTGGCCATGATGGTGTTGTCGAAGTCCTTCAGCGTGCTGCGCAGTGCCATGACGCCCCGGGTGATGCCGCCGTCCATCGACTTGGTGCGAGTCAACTCCCGCCTGACGGTATTCGGCCTGCTCGGCGGGACCATGGTCGGCGGTGCCGTCGCGGCGGGGGTCGAGTTCGCCTGCACCCGCCTGTTCGAGTTGCCGGGAGCGCTGTTCGTCGTTGTCGCGGTCACCGTGGCCGGTGCGCTGCTGTCCATGCGCATTCCGCGCTGGGTCGAGGTGACCGCGGGCGAGGTGCCCGCGACACTGAGCTACCACCGCGACCGTGGCAGGCAACGCCGAAGCTGGCCCGAAGAAGTCAAGAATCTCAGCGGAGCATTGCGGCAACCCTTGGGCCGCAACATCATTACCTCGCTGTGGGGTAACTGCACCATCAAGGTGATGGTCGGCTTCCTGTTCTTGTACCCGGCGTTTGTCGCCAAGGCCCACGATGCCAACGGGTGGGTTCAGCTGGGGATGCTGGGCTTGATCGGCGCGGCGGCCGCAATCGGCAATTTCGCCGGAAACTTCGCCAGCGCTCGCCTACAGCTGGGTAGGCCGGCGGTGCTGGTTGTGCGCTGCACCGTGGTGGTCACCGCTTTCGCGCTGGCGGCCGCGGTGGCCGGCAATCTCGTGACTGCCGCCATCGCCACCTTGGTCACGTCGGGCTCGAGTGCGATCGCCAAGGCCTCACTGGATGCGTCGTTGCAACACGACCTCCCGGAGGAATCGCGGGCATCGGGCTTTGGCCGCTCGGAGTCGACCCTGCAGCTGGCATGGGTCCTGGGCGGGGCGGTCGGCGTGCTGATCTACACCGACCTGTGGATCGGCTTCACCACGGTCAGCGCGCTGCTGATCCTGGGTCTGGCACAAACAATTGTCAGCTTTCGGGGCGACTCGCTGATACCCGGCCTCGGGGGCAACCGTCCCGTCATGGCCGAGCAGGAGACCACGCGCCGGGGGACCGCAACGGCGGGAGTGGGACCGCAGTGA
- a CDS encoding DUF3027 domain-containing protein, whose product MTGPFEDSTESSATAVAEWPEELAPTLTGAVALAREAVEEFSGPEAVGDYLGVSYEDPNAATHRFLAHLPGYQGWQWAAVVASYVGADRVTVSEVVLVPGPTALLAPAWVPWEQRVRPGDLSPGDLLAPAKDDPRLVPGYAASGDAQVDETAAEVGLGRRWVMSGWGRAEAAQRWHDGDCGPDSPMARSTKRVCRDCGFFLPLAGSLGAMFGVCGNELAADGRVVDKQYGCGAHSDTPAPAGTGSPMYEPYDDGVLDVVEKPAESSD is encoded by the coding sequence GTGACCGGACCCTTTGAGGACTCGACGGAATCCTCCGCGACGGCCGTGGCCGAGTGGCCCGAAGAGCTGGCGCCGACGCTCACGGGTGCGGTTGCGCTTGCCAGGGAGGCTGTCGAGGAGTTCAGCGGCCCCGAGGCTGTCGGAGATTACCTGGGCGTCAGCTACGAAGATCCCAATGCCGCCACCCACCGATTCCTGGCGCATCTGCCCGGCTACCAGGGCTGGCAGTGGGCCGCAGTGGTGGCCAGCTACGTCGGTGCCGATCGGGTCACCGTCAGTGAGGTGGTGCTGGTCCCGGGCCCAACCGCGCTGCTGGCGCCGGCCTGGGTGCCGTGGGAGCAGCGGGTACGGCCGGGGGATCTAAGCCCGGGAGACCTGCTGGCGCCGGCGAAGGACGATCCACGGCTGGTGCCGGGTTACGCCGCCAGCGGTGACGCTCAGGTCGATGAGACCGCGGCAGAGGTCGGGCTCGGCCGGCGCTGGGTGATGAGCGGTTGGGGCCGTGCCGAGGCGGCCCAACGATGGCATGACGGAGACTGCGGCCCCGATTCGCCGATGGCGCGATCGACCAAGCGAGTGTGTCGAGACTGTGGGTTCTTCCTACCGCTGGCCGGATCGCTGGGTGCGATGTTCGGGGTATGCGGTAACGAACTGGCGGCCGACGGACGCGTTGTCGACAAGCAGTACGGTTGCGGCGCGCACTCGGATACCCCCGCTCCGGCGGGCACCGGCTCACCGATGTACGAGCCGTATGACGACGGAGTGCTCGATGTGGTGGAGAAGCCGGCCGAGTCGTCGGACTAG
- a CDS encoding DUF2771 domain-containing protein: MTALIAVVVLGLSASAGVGAWLLARNSGPQRPEISLYSHGHLTRVGPYMYCDVLRLDECQTPQTQGELPVTERYPVQLSVPQAISRAPWRLLQLYDDPTNTTAVIFRPNSRLAVTIPTVDPQRGRLTGVVVQLLTLVVDPSGELREAPHAEWSVRVVF; this comes from the coding sequence ATGACTGCGCTGATCGCAGTCGTGGTGCTGGGGTTGTCGGCGAGCGCGGGCGTCGGCGCCTGGCTACTGGCACGCAATTCCGGTCCACAACGGCCCGAGATCAGCCTGTACTCGCACGGGCACCTGACCCGGGTAGGTCCATACATGTACTGCGACGTGCTCAGGCTCGACGAGTGCCAGACGCCGCAGACTCAGGGCGAACTGCCGGTGACCGAACGCTATCCGGTCCAGCTGTCGGTCCCGCAGGCCATTTCCCGGGCACCGTGGCGGCTGCTGCAGCTCTACGACGACCCGACCAATACCACCGCCGTCATCTTCCGGCCGAACAGTCGGTTGGCTGTCACCATCCCCACCGTCGACCCGCAACGCGGGCGGCTCACCGGGGTGGTCGTGCAGTTGCTGACGTTGGTGGTCGATCCCTCCGGTGAACTGCGGGAGGCACCGCACGCGGAATGGTCGGTGCGCGTGGTCTTCTAG
- a CDS encoding acyl-CoA dehydrogenase family protein: MAQQAQVTEEQARALAEESRESGWNKPSFAKELFLGRFPLELINPFPRPSDAEEARTATFLCRLQEFLGTIDGSVIERDAQIPDEYVKGLAELGCFGMKIPSEYGGLSMSQVAYNRALMLASTVHTSLGALLSAHQSIGVPEPLKLAGSPEQKKKFLPRCAAGAISAFLLTEPDVGSDPARLASTATPIDDGQAYELEGVKLWTTNGVVAELLVVMARVPKSEGHRGGISAFVVEADSPGITVERRNKFMGLRGIENGVTRLHRVRVPKENLIGREGDGLRIALTTLNAGRLAIPAMVTGAAKWSLKIAREWSGERVQWGKPLGKHEAVAGKISFIAATTYALEAVVEISGQMADEGRNDIRIEAALAKLWSSEIACQVADELLQIRGGRGYETAESLAARGERAAPVEQSLRDVRINRIFEGSSEIMRLLIAREAVDAHLTAAGDLAKPNTDLRKKAAAAVGASGFYAKWLPQLVFGEGQRPKAYHEFGPLAAHLRFIERSTRKLARNTFYGMARWQAKLEQKQGFLGRIVDIGAELFAMSAVCVRAEAQRVADPIVGRQAYELAEAFCGQATLRVEALFHGLWTNTDVGDVRLTNDVLEGRYAWLEDGIIDPSEGTGPWIAHWEPGPSTQPNVARRFLPDSTSAEAKL; encoded by the coding sequence ATCCCGTGAAAGTGGCTGGAATAAGCCATCTTTCGCGAAGGAGCTATTCCTCGGGCGCTTTCCCCTGGAGCTGATAAATCCCTTCCCCCGGCCGTCGGACGCCGAGGAGGCGCGCACCGCGACGTTTCTGTGCCGGCTGCAGGAGTTTCTCGGCACCATCGACGGCAGCGTCATCGAGCGAGACGCTCAGATTCCCGATGAATACGTCAAGGGCCTGGCCGAACTGGGTTGCTTCGGCATGAAAATTCCGTCCGAGTATGGCGGATTGAGCATGTCGCAGGTTGCCTACAACCGCGCGCTGATGCTGGCATCGACGGTCCACACCAGCCTGGGCGCGCTGCTGTCGGCGCACCAATCGATCGGTGTGCCTGAGCCACTGAAACTCGCCGGAAGCCCCGAGCAGAAGAAGAAATTCTTGCCGCGGTGCGCCGCCGGTGCCATCTCGGCCTTCCTGCTCACCGAGCCCGACGTCGGATCCGATCCGGCCCGGCTGGCCTCGACGGCCACACCGATCGACGACGGTCAGGCCTACGAACTCGAGGGGGTCAAACTGTGGACCACCAACGGTGTGGTTGCCGAATTGCTGGTGGTGATGGCCCGGGTGCCCAAGAGTGAGGGGCACCGGGGTGGAATCAGCGCATTCGTGGTCGAGGCCGATTCACCCGGAATCACCGTCGAACGGCGCAACAAGTTCATGGGACTGCGCGGCATCGAGAACGGCGTAACCAGGCTGCACCGCGTGCGGGTGCCCAAGGAGAATCTGATCGGTCGGGAGGGGGACGGTCTGCGGATCGCGCTGACCACCCTCAACGCCGGGCGGCTGGCGATACCCGCGATGGTGACGGGGGCGGCCAAATGGTCGCTGAAAATTGCGCGTGAGTGGTCCGGCGAGCGAGTGCAATGGGGCAAGCCGCTGGGCAAGCACGAGGCGGTCGCCGGCAAGATCTCGTTCATCGCCGCCACCACGTACGCGCTTGAGGCGGTGGTGGAGATATCGGGTCAGATGGCTGATGAGGGCCGCAACGATATCCGCATCGAGGCGGCGCTGGCCAAGCTGTGGTCCAGTGAGATAGCGTGCCAGGTCGCCGATGAGCTGTTGCAGATCCGGGGCGGGCGTGGCTATGAGACCGCCGAGTCACTGGCAGCGCGGGGTGAGCGTGCGGCACCGGTGGAGCAGTCGTTGCGTGATGTTCGGATCAACCGGATCTTCGAGGGATCCAGCGAGATCATGCGGTTGCTCATTGCCCGCGAAGCGGTAGACGCGCACCTGACCGCCGCTGGGGATCTGGCCAAACCCAACACCGATCTTCGGAAGAAGGCGGCAGCCGCGGTTGGCGCCAGCGGGTTCTATGCAAAATGGTTGCCGCAGCTGGTATTTGGTGAGGGACAGCGGCCCAAGGCGTATCACGAGTTCGGCCCGCTGGCCGCTCATCTGCGATTCATCGAACGCTCGACTCGCAAGCTGGCCCGAAACACCTTCTACGGGATGGCCCGCTGGCAGGCCAAGCTGGAACAAAAGCAGGGCTTTCTCGGTCGCATCGTCGACATCGGTGCGGAATTGTTCGCCATGTCCGCGGTATGCGTGCGGGCCGAAGCCCAACGGGTCGCTGATCCGATCGTCGGACGGCAGGCCTACGAGCTGGCGGAGGCATTCTGCGGACAGGCGACTCTGCGGGTGGAAGCGCTGTTCCACGGGTTGTGGACCAACACCGATGTCGGCGATGTCCGCCTGACCAACGACGTGTTGGAGGGTCGGTATGCCTGGCTGGAGGACGGAATCATCGATCCTTCCGAGGGCACCGGACCCTGGATTGCGCATTGGGAGCCCGGGCCGTCCACGCAGCCGAATGTGGCTCGGCGCTTCCTGCCTGACTCGACGTCAGCCGAGGCGAAGCTGTAA